A window of Apium graveolens cultivar Ventura chromosome 8, ASM990537v1, whole genome shotgun sequence contains these coding sequences:
- the LOC141680388 gene encoding uncharacterized protein LOC141680388 has product MVITWMLNTVAHDISGIMNYKDSSFSVWSEPNERFAIISGHKIYEMQRGLFKLEQGNGFLEFYFHKLKGYWDELKALEPSIKCSCGAVKDWEFQIEKTRLIQFLMGLHSSCTASRG; this is encoded by the coding sequence ATGGTTATTACCTGGATGTTGAATACGGTTGCTCATGATATCAGCGGCATCATGAATTACAAAGATAGTTCCTTCAGCGTTTGGTCTGAACCTAATGAGCGTTTTGCAATTATTAGTGGGCATAAAATCTATGAAATGCAGAGAGGCCTCTTCAAATTGGAGCAAGGAAACGGTTTTCTTGAATTTTACTTTCATAAGCTCAAAGGCTATTGGGATGAACTCAAGGCTTTAGAACCTTCAATTAAGTGCTCATGTGGTGCTGTCAAGGACTGGGAATTTCAGATTGAGAAAACCAGACTTATACAGTTTCTCATGGGTCTTCACTCTAGTTGTACCGCTTCTAGGGGATAA
- the LOC141678437 gene encoding putative aspartic proteinase GIP2, which yields MSYFNQNTSIKRSHLLLFKHTFKLHTFKTRMVSKSCSMLIHFVLLCCLLFISSAQTPIRPTGLILPVTTDPSTLQYTTQIQQRTPLVPVKLTVDLGGPFLWVDCDQGYTTSTYRPARCNSAQCSLAKSTSCMTECYSPAKPGCTNNTCTLFPENPFTSSGTSGALGSDIVSVSSAAGASVSVSQFLFVCGSTDMLDKLSSGVRGIAGLGATKVSLAPQFFSAFSLKKKFGVCLSSTSSNGAIFFGEFDSSTAPLTYTPLLINPVSTAGISTEGEASSDYFIGVKSININEKAIKIKASLLEINATDGYGGTKISTVQPYTVLERSIYKAVIKAFVKELNVSTVASVAPFGACFKSKDISTAYTGPLVPKIDLVMQNKDVYWRIFGGNSMIRVSKDVMCLAFVDGGKNSRTSIVIGGHQVEENLLEFDIAASKLGFSPLWFRKKVCADYKFAVASA from the coding sequence atgaGTTACTTCAACCAAAACACTAGTATAAAAAGGAGTCACCTTCTACTCTTTAAACACACCTTCAAATTACACACCTTTAAAACGAGAATGGTTTCAAAATCTTGTTCAATGTTGATTCACTTTGTTCTACTTTGTTGTCTACTCTTCATATCTTCAGCACAAACACCTATTCGCCCTACTGGCCTCATTCTTCCCGTGACAACCGATCCATCAACTCTCCAATACACCACACAAATCCAACAAAGAACACCTCTTGTTCCAGTTAAACTAACCGTAGATCTCGGTGGTCCATTCTTATGGGTTGACTGTGATCAAGGCTACACCACTTCAACCTACCGTCCAGCCCGTTGCAATTCGGCGCAATGCTCACTAGCCAAGTCCACCAGTTGCATGACCGAGTGTTACTCCCCAGCTAAGCCAGGTTGCACTAACAACACTTGCACTCTCTTCCCCGAGAACCCCTTCACCTCAAGTGGCACAAGCGGGGCCCTAGGTTCCGACATTGTGTCGGTCTCATCTGCTGCGGGTGCAAGTGTTTCCGTGTCTCAGTTTCTGTTTGTTTGTGGTTCCACAGATATGTTGGACAAACTTTCTAGTGGTGTACGTGGCATAGCAGGCCTTGGAGCCACAAAAGTGTCGCTTGCTCCGCAATTTTTTTCGGCATTTAGCTTGAAAAAGAAGTTTGGAGTTTGCTTGAGTTCAACTTCATCGAACGGAGCCATATTTTTCGGAGAATTTGATTCTTCGACAGCGCCTCTTACGTACACTCCACTTCTCATCAATCCAGTAAGTACTGCGGGCATTTCAACTGAAGGAGAAGCTTCCTCTGACTACTTCATTGGAGTTAAATCTATTAACATTAACGAAAAAGCAATCAAAATAAAGGCAAGTTTGTTGGAAATTAACGCCACTGATGGTTACGGTGGAACCAAGATCAGCACAGTGCAACCATACACAGTCTTGGAAAGATCAATCTACAAGGCCGTAATAAAAGCATTCGTTAAAGAACTGAATGTGTCAACTGTCGCGTCCGTGGCACCTTTCGGAGCATGTTTTAAGTCCAAGGACATTAGCACTGCCTATACAGGCCCGCTTGTGCCTAAGATTGATCTGGTGATGCAGAACAAGGACGTGTACTGGAGAATATTTGGTGGAAACTCGATGATACGTGTTAGTAAGGACGTTATGTGTTTAGCTTTCGTGGATGGAGGGAAAAATTCTAGAACTTCTATTGTGATTGGAGGGCATCAAGTGGAGGAGAACTTGTTGGAGTTTGATATTGCAGCTTCAAAGTTGGGATTCAGCCCACTTTGGTTTCGCAAAAAGGTCTGTGCTGACTACAAATTCGCAGTTGCCAGCGCTTGA